A stretch of DNA from Calditrichota bacterium:
GCGGAAAAGGGCGAATTACGCTGTACTGGGATCGCGTATCGGAATCTTCCATTGATGTTATGACCGGTTATCAGGATTTTGAGGGCTATAAAATCTACCGCACCACCAGCGACCCCGTCAACAACGAATGGGGTACGGAGATCCGGGATTACCAGGGCAATGTGCGGGGTTTTATCCCTGTGGCTCAGTTTGATTTAAACGACGGCATCAAGGGACCCGATCCGCAAAACCCCTATTTCAATCTCGGAAACGATACAGGACTCAAACACTCCTGGACGGACTCTACGGTAAAAGACGGGATTACCTATTGGTATGTTGTCACGGCGTACGATCGGGGTGTTCGACCCGAAGAAAAATTCAATCCGGATCACTGGCCGCTACTGAACGCGCTGGAAACCGCGAAGGGAACCAATCCCGATGCCACACCCAATCTGGTTGAAATCGTTCCCGGACCGACCCCAACAAACTTTGTGGCGCCGACCCTTACCCTGAAACCCAAACCGGGCACACTGGGGAATGGACAAATAACCGCCACCATCATTGATCCCATGGCCGTTACAGGCCATACCTATGAAGTGAGTTTTGATGACACCACATCCCGGGGAAAATTTCTCTACAATGTGTGGGATGTCACAGACAAAAAATGGGCGTTGAAAGGGGCAGATGAAACCCAGGGGCAGGAAGGCCCGTTTTTTGACGGATTGCAACTGACGATTGTTAATTATTCAGCGATTAATCTCTTACCGGATTCTTCTGGATGGATAACCGCAACCGGTGATTCTTCAGATGTTACCTGGAAATACTCCGCAAGCGGTTTCAGCAATCCGCATAATTATGAGGTGCGTTTTACCGACAGGGGAGATACCAGCGTTTTTGTGCCGCCCCTGATTCGGGTGCCATTTGAGGTTTGGGACGTCACAACGCACCAAAAACTGGATTTCATAAGTTTCCCGGCCAAAACCGATACGACCGAAGAAATGAAAAATACCTGGACAAGCAACGATGCCTTTGTTGTTCGCGAAAAAGTGAAAGGACGGGTGCGCAGCACTTTCAGCTTTCAGCTGGACGGAACGCCGGATACCGTTATCACTCAAATCGATACGACCATTAGCGGAAGAGATACAACGATTGTAGACACCACCGTTGTTCCCCGAATCGCTCCAAAAACGGGTGATATTTTGCGTTTGGTTACAACAAAACCCTTCAAGCGGGATCGGGATGTTTTTGTCATTGAAACCGCTCACTACAAATTAGAGAAAACGGTAAATACAAAAGAACTGAAAAGAGTCCGGGTCGTACCCAATCCCTACATTGTTTCGGCGGAATGGGATCGCAATCCAAATATTCGGCACATTCAATTTCGAAATCTTCCGGATAAATGTATCATACGAATATTTACGGTGACAGGCGACAAAGTGGAAACCCTCCATCACGACAACGCCTCCCAGGGCTGGGAATTCTGGAACATGCAAACCTACAACGATCAGGAAATTGCTTATGGTTTGTACCTCTACATCGTGGAAACGCCCGATGGAAAAACACAAATGGGAAAATTTGCGGTAATCAAATAAAATGATGTCGTTAAAAACGTCCTATTTTGGAGGAAAATAAATGAAACGGATGATTCTTTCTCTTACACTTGTTCTGAGTCTGATGGCGGGTCTTTTGCAGGCTCAGGAAATGAGTCGTGTGGCAACGGCTGGCGCTCAATTTCTGAAATTTGGTGTGGGTGCCCGGGCATTGGCCATCGGAAGCGCGTATGTTGCGTTTGAAAACGATCCCTTTGGACTGTACTGGAATCCCGCCAGTGTCGCATCCATCCAGGGAACCGCATTCGGGATTTCACGAAGTAATTATTACGGAGCGATTAATCACAATTATTTATGCGGGGTTCTTGGAATGGGAGAAGGAGCTTTGGGAGTGAGCGTTACCTATATGGGAACCGATAAGATCGAGGTAACCACGCTTTCATCTCCCGATGGAACAGGCACCTATTTTGATGTGGGAAACATGGCCTTCGGATTGACGTACGCCCGAAATGTGACCAATGTGCTGAAAATGGGAATTACCGCTAAATGGGTTCGCGAACGCATCTATCGTGAAACCGCCAATGCCGTGGCGCTTGATTTCGGATCGGTTATTAATACGGGATTAGGCGGAGTCCGGTTAGCCATGTCCCTGACCAATATGGGACAATCGATGCAGCTTCGGGGCCCGGACCTTCGGGTTTCCCACGATCGTTTTCCAAACAATCCGGCGGAAGCCAATGTAAAGGCCGATCTTTTCACAGACAAATGGCCGCTCCCAATGGTGTACACAATCGGTTTGCGAACGGACATTATTGGCGGGGATGGAGAAAATATCCCCAGTCAGACACAACGCCTCACATTTGCGTTTGCCGCAAACGACGCGTGGGATGCGGTTCTTCGAGGGAACTACGGATTGGAATATGAATGGCGAAATCTGTTTTCCATCCGAATCGGATTTCTTCAGAAATATGATACCGCGCGATTTACCCTTGGCGGCGGGTTGAAATATCAAATGGGACGAACCCTGATTCAGGTCGATTATGCCTATGTCAATTACAATTATTTAGGTAACACGAATCATTTTTCTCTGGAATTTTATTATTAAATTCCTTATATTTGATGTGTTATGGCATAATCTTCTATTTTCAAGTAAAAAACTTTCCTTTTTTACCGGGGGCAAATTAAGCAATTCTTTACAAACAGCGTTCCGGATCATTTTCCTGAAAACAGGAAATGTATTTCCAATTTGGAATGATTTCCTGCATTTCATTACAAGGTGCACGTTTTTTGGGACGGTCATATTTCATTTCTTGG
This window harbors:
- a CDS encoding PorV/PorQ family protein; translation: MKRMILSLTLVLSLMAGLLQAQEMSRVATAGAQFLKFGVGARALAIGSAYVAFENDPFGLYWNPASVASIQGTAFGISRSNYYGAINHNYLCGVLGMGEGALGVSVTYMGTDKIEVTTLSSPDGTGTYFDVGNMAFGLTYARNVTNVLKMGITAKWVRERIYRETANAVALDFGSVINTGLGGVRLAMSLTNMGQSMQLRGPDLRVSHDRFPNNPAEANVKADLFTDKWPLPMVYTIGLRTDIIGGDGENIPSQTQRLTFAFAANDAWDAVLRGNYGLEYEWRNLFSIRIGFLQKYDTARFTLGGGLKYQMGRTLIQVDYAYVNYNYLGNTNHFSLEFYY